One window of Hymenobacter sp. BRD128 genomic DNA carries:
- a CDS encoding TetR/AcrR family transcriptional regulator — translation MLKTKKSVKRELILAEAAKLFKDRGYGGTSMRDLAGQVGMEAASMYNHIKSKDELLDTICFRVSDTYISQLREIEQTASPYSDKIKALVRLHIRLMVEDGAAVSVANHDWKYLPEPRLTEFKQARKTYEKGFAALIEAGIAAGEFRPVNASVALFTVLSAVRWVELWYRPGRGLTAQELENNIITVLLGGLEQQ, via the coding sequence ATGCTCAAAACAAAAAAATCGGTCAAGCGCGAGCTGATTCTGGCCGAAGCCGCCAAGCTCTTCAAAGACCGGGGCTACGGCGGCACCTCGATGCGCGACCTGGCCGGGCAGGTAGGCATGGAAGCCGCGAGCATGTACAACCACATTAAGTCGAAAGACGAGCTGCTGGATACCATCTGCTTTCGCGTTTCGGATACTTACATCTCACAGCTACGGGAAATAGAGCAGACGGCTAGCCCATATAGTGATAAAATAAAGGCGCTGGTACGCCTGCACATCCGGCTTATGGTGGAGGACGGCGCGGCCGTATCGGTGGCCAACCACGACTGGAAATACCTGCCCGAGCCGCGCCTCACCGAGTTTAAGCAAGCCCGCAAAACCTACGAAAAAGGCTTTGCGGCGCTTATCGAAGCCGGTATTGCGGCGGGTGAGTTTCGGCCCGTCAATGCCTCGGTAGCCCTGTTTACGGTGCTGTCGGCGGTGCGCTGGGTCGAACTGTGGTACCGGCCGGGCCGCGGCCTCACCGCGCAGGAATTAGAAAACAACATCATCACGGTGTTGCTAGGCGGTCTGGAGCAGCAGTAG
- a CDS encoding cytochrome b/b6 domain-containing protein produces the protein MQPATAPLATATHDYSVPMRIWHWANAALVSGQLLTILFQQVIVNARGAVPEFQAALAKSGGRLTQQQAGAVAHVISEKIWTWHIWIGIVLATFWLFWTVMQALDPAGRRFGARLMAAARRYRLAAPAEHADARHVLLAKLTYAAFYLFITIMVVTGLALTFADDVPFLHGIEHPVKEVHNVTMYLIIGYIILHVVGVVWADIQDDHGLISRMVSGEDPRKPDNV, from the coding sequence ATGCAACCTGCCACCGCGCCCCTCGCCACCGCCACCCACGACTACTCCGTGCCGATGCGCATCTGGCACTGGGCCAATGCCGCGCTGGTATCGGGCCAGCTGCTGACTATTCTGTTTCAGCAGGTTATCGTGAATGCTCGGGGGGCAGTGCCCGAATTTCAGGCCGCGCTCGCCAAGAGCGGTGGCAGACTGACCCAGCAGCAGGCCGGCGCAGTGGCCCACGTTATCAGCGAAAAAATCTGGACCTGGCACATCTGGATTGGGATAGTGCTCGCCACCTTTTGGCTATTTTGGACGGTGATGCAGGCGCTTGACCCGGCTGGCCGGCGCTTTGGCGCGCGGCTGATGGCCGCAGCCCGGCGCTACCGGCTAGCAGCCCCAGCCGAGCACGCCGATGCTCGCCACGTGCTGCTGGCCAAGCTCACGTATGCCGCCTTTTATCTGTTTATCACGATTATGGTCGTTACGGGTCTGGCCCTGACCTTCGCCGATGACGTACCGTTTTTGCACGGCATTGAGCACCCGGTTAAAGAAGTTCATAACGTAACGATGTACTTGATTATTGGCTACATCATATTGCACGTAGTGGGCGTGGTGTGGGCTGATATTCAGGATGACCACGGCCTGATATCGCGCATGGTGAGCGGCGAAGACCCGCGCAAGCCCGATAATGTATAA
- a CDS encoding pyridoxal phosphate-dependent aminotransferase: MSLSVSQRGQEMPVSPFRKLAPFAEAAKQRGRHVYHLNIGQPDIPTPPSAVEALRQADLRVLAYSHGAGTDSYRRKLAEYYHRAGIAVKMEEILVTTAGSEAILFALLTCLNPGDELVVPEPFYGTYTAFAIAAGVKIVTVTASIENGFALPPLADFEQVITPRTKAILLCNPSNPTGHVYTRAELEDLLGLCQRHQLYLLSDEAYREYCYDGARSTSALNLAGGEEYVVVLDTISKRYSACGARVGSLVTRNKAVFDAAFHFAQMRISPPGLGMLLGEAAVALPESYFDENRTEYQARRDLTVRRLQAMPGVQCPVPGGAFYVMAHLPVDDAERFGEWLLTDFAYENQTLMLSPANGFYQTPGLGRQQVRLAYILNLHDLDAALTCLEQALLAYPGRTLQPAAARETASAFS; this comes from the coding sequence ATGTCGTTATCCGTATCGCAACGTGGGCAGGAAATGCCCGTTTCGCCGTTTCGCAAGCTAGCCCCCTTTGCCGAGGCGGCCAAGCAGCGGGGCCGCCACGTGTATCATCTCAATATTGGCCAGCCCGATATTCCGACGCCACCAAGCGCGGTAGAAGCCCTGCGGCAAGCCGATTTGCGGGTGCTGGCCTACAGCCACGGCGCTGGCACCGACAGCTACCGCCGGAAGCTAGCCGAGTATTACCACCGGGCGGGCATTGCGGTGAAGATGGAGGAGATACTGGTGACAACGGCCGGCAGCGAGGCCATTCTATTTGCCCTGCTCACTTGCCTCAACCCCGGCGATGAGCTGGTGGTGCCCGAGCCGTTTTACGGCACTTACACGGCCTTTGCCATTGCGGCCGGCGTGAAGATTGTGACGGTTACGGCTAGCATTGAAAACGGCTTTGCCCTGCCCCCGCTGGCTGATTTTGAGCAGGTTATTACGCCGCGCACCAAGGCCATTCTGCTCTGCAACCCGAGCAACCCCACCGGCCACGTGTACACCCGCGCCGAGCTAGAAGACCTGCTTGGCCTGTGCCAGCGGCACCAGTTATACCTGCTATCAGATGAGGCCTACCGCGAGTATTGCTACGATGGTGCCCGATCCACCAGCGCCCTTAACCTAGCCGGCGGCGAAGAATACGTGGTGGTGCTTGACACAATTTCGAAGCGCTACAGTGCGTGCGGCGCGCGGGTGGGCTCGCTCGTGACGCGCAACAAGGCCGTATTTGACGCCGCCTTCCACTTTGCCCAGATGCGCATTAGCCCGCCCGGCCTGGGCATGCTGCTGGGCGAAGCGGCCGTAGCCTTGCCCGAAAGCTATTTCGACGAAAACCGGACCGAGTACCAGGCGCGCCGCGACCTGACAGTGCGGCGCCTGCAAGCCATGCCGGGCGTGCAGTGCCCGGTGCCCGGCGGCGCCTTCTACGTGATGGCCCACTTACCAGTGGATGATGCCGAGCGCTTTGGCGAGTGGCTGCTGACTGATTTTGCCTATGAAAATCAGACGCTCATGCTCTCGCCAGCCAACGGCTTTTACCAGACGCCCGGCCTGGGCCGCCAGCAGGTGCGGCTAGCCTACATTCTCAATCTGCACGACCTTGACGCCGCCCTTACCTGCCTCGAGCAGGCCCTGCTAGCGTACCCCGGCCGCACGCTGCAACCAGCAGCCGCCCGCGAAACGGCCAGCGCCTTTTCTTAA